A genomic segment from Sulfuritalea hydrogenivorans sk43H encodes:
- a CDS encoding cytochrome c oxidase subunit I, whose product MNLKEWIFTTDHKRVGVLYLIGSILAFAIAGVMALLMRAELSTIGPTITGNPTQYNVWLYAHGAVMILGFQIPALTGFFANFCIPLMIGAKDVAFPRVNALSVWLFYVGLILAVMTFFIPDPPDVMWTGYPPYSTITTGNTAMYSFTVLILGFASIIGGVNFLTTVAYMRAPGITLNKLNIFVWCTLGAFVLQLIFVPVLGTAVTLISMDKYLGTNFFDPSKGGDVLTYQNLFWFYSHPAVYVIFLPYFGVVYEVIAAHAKNMVFNYKMVVYGGIGGIVLLAGEVWVHHLYVSGMADWLRIGQMVTTLMISIPVGLMVIGLVGTLYKSSISFTTPMLYALGVVFLFLIGGLTGVPLAVPSLTLHLSDTYYVVGHFHYVMAVAGTFSIFAGVYHWFPKMTGRMYNEFWGKAGFWLTFVGTNIVFWIMMDIGVDGMPRRYYDYAHFPQFEHAHQWMTAGAVILGLGFGIAVLNWIVGAMKGPPAGDNPWGSPSLEWTTVSPPPHGNWPTPPSVSADWHPYGFKKG is encoded by the coding sequence GGGCCGAGTTGTCCACCATCGGCCCGACCATCACCGGCAATCCGACTCAGTACAACGTCTGGCTCTATGCCCACGGCGCGGTGATGATTCTCGGTTTCCAGATCCCGGCGCTGACGGGTTTCTTCGCCAACTTCTGCATTCCGCTGATGATCGGCGCCAAGGACGTGGCTTTCCCACGCGTCAATGCGCTTTCGGTGTGGCTGTTCTACGTCGGCCTGATCCTCGCCGTGATGACTTTCTTCATCCCCGATCCCCCCGATGTGATGTGGACCGGCTATCCGCCGTATTCCACCATCACCACCGGCAACACGGCGATGTATTCCTTCACGGTGCTGATCCTCGGCTTCGCCTCGATCATCGGCGGAGTTAACTTCCTGACCACCGTGGCCTACATGCGCGCGCCTGGAATCACGCTCAACAAGCTGAACATCTTCGTCTGGTGCACGCTGGGCGCCTTCGTCCTGCAACTGATCTTCGTGCCGGTGCTGGGCACGGCGGTGACGCTGATCAGCATGGACAAATATCTGGGCACCAACTTCTTCGACCCGTCAAAGGGCGGCGACGTGCTGACCTACCAGAACCTGTTCTGGTTCTACTCGCACCCGGCGGTGTACGTGATCTTCCTGCCCTACTTCGGGGTGGTGTATGAGGTCATCGCCGCGCACGCGAAGAACATGGTGTTCAACTACAAGATGGTGGTCTATGGTGGCATCGGCGGCATCGTGCTGCTGGCCGGCGAGGTATGGGTGCACCACCTGTACGTGTCCGGCATGGCCGACTGGCTGCGCATCGGCCAGATGGTGACCACGCTGATGATCTCGATCCCGGTCGGCCTGATGGTGATCGGCCTGGTCGGCACGTTGTACAAGAGCTCGATCAGCTTTACCACGCCGATGCTTTACGCACTCGGCGTCGTCTTCCTGTTCCTGATCGGCGGTTTGACCGGGGTACCGCTGGCGGTGCCCTCGTTGACGCTGCATCTGTCCGATACCTATTACGTCGTGGGCCACTTCCACTACGTGATGGCCGTGGCCGGCACCTTCTCCATCTTCGCCGGGGTCTACCACTGGTTTCCGAAGATGACGGGGCGCATGTACAACGAGTTCTGGGGCAAGGCCGGTTTCTGGCTGACCTTCGTCGGCACCAATATCGTGTTCTGGATCATGATGGACATCGGTGTCGATGGCATGCCGCGCCGCTACTACGACTATGCCCATTTCCCGCAGTTCGAGCACGCCCATCAGTGGATGACCGCCGGTGCGGTGATTCTGGGACTGGGCTTCGGCATTGCCGTGCTGAACTGGATCGTCGGCGCCATGAAGGGGCCTCCGGCCGGAGACAACCCCTGGGGTTCGCCGTCGCTGGAGTGGACCACGGTGTCGCCGCCGCCGCACGGCAACTGGCCGACGCCGCCTTCTGTTTCCGCCGACTGGCATCCGTACGGCTTCAAGAAGGGCTGA